TCCTTCAACAACTTATCCTTCGGCGCATCTGCAATAATAGCACCCTCGTTTATTACAACCACCCTTTTACATAATTTTTCTGCTTCTTCTATATAATGGGTGGTCAGTATCAAAGTCATCCCAGTGTTGTGTAGTTTTTTTAAAAATTCATACATAGTATGGCGTAGTTCTATATCTACACCAGCGGTGGGTTCATCCAATATAAGGATTTTGGGTTTATGCACGAGGGCTTTTGCTATTAAAAGTCTTCTCTTCATACCACCCGACAGCGCTCTACCATAAGCCTTTTTTTTATCTTTCAATGCTAAAGCCTCCAACAGTTCATCAATATATTCCTTGTTGTTTTTAAAGCCGAAATAACCCGACTGCTTTGTTAAAATCTCCTCTACTGTAAAGGCAGGATCATAAGCTATTTCTTGGGGAACAATACCGATGATTTTTTTCGTTTCTAATTCCTGTTTGTCTAAATCATATCCCCCTATCTGTATCTCACCATAGGTTTTTTTCACATTTCCTGCCAGTATATTAATTAAAGTAGTTTTTCCTGCGCCATTCTGACCCAATAGTGCTGTGAATTCCCCTTGCGTTATATTGAGATTGACATTCTTCAAAGCTTCTTTTTGGTTTTTTACATAGGTTTTTGATAAGTTTTTTATTTTTAACATTGCTGTCTCCCTTCTATATGATTATATATATCTAAAATTTCTCTTCTTTTAAGACTATACCACTCTTATCAGTAGCTTAAACCCCAAATTAAACTGCTTCCCCCTATTCTTCCTTATCATAGTCAATCACTCAACCCGGTATATAGCTTTCATAATTTTCTTCTTGGCATGCAATACCTGGTTTGCATTAAATTAATGAATTTCTTTTTTGTTTCTTCGTTATATTTTGTCATGCAAAAATGCTCCTCCAAATGTTAGTTTTTATGTCTAACATTTGAAGGACACTTCAAATTTCATGTCCTTTTTTCTGAGATATAACTATCATGCTGTAACTATACGTAGTCACTTAATGAGATAGAAAGCCCCTTCTATGACCATAAAAGAAAATGTGTCAACAAAAGGGGTTTTAAATAATCCTTATGCTAGGTATATAAACCAACGCTATTAACAATTTAAAGAAATCTATAAAAGCTACCTGTGCTAATATATACTTATTTTATTAAAGGGATAAAATCTAAAAATAACTTTTCCTAGTACATTTTCAACAGGCACTGATCCAATTTCTCTACTGTCAATACTTATGTTTCTATTATCTCCCATAACAAAAACATGATTTTCTGGTACCTTTATTGTTTCAAAAGCCTTCATCATATCCTCTTTAATATAATCTTCCTCTAGAGCTATGCCATTACGATATACTGTCCCTTCTTTAAATTCTAATAAATCTCCAGCTTCCCCGATGACTCTTTTTATCCAAAATTGTCTATCATTCGTATCATTCATAGCCCTTCTTATTAAAGGATTGTCTATAACCTTATCCTTTAAAGTCCTCTGTCTATTTACTCTACTATCGATGATAACAATATCGCCATATTCAGGTTCGTTACCTAGTATATATGCACTTTTAAATATCATTACATAATCTCCAGCCTTGTTAACATCAAAAGAGCTCTTTCCCTCCAATGTTGGTTCCATAGAGGCTTCACATACTATTGACGGTTGAAGAATAAATGCACTAAGGAATATAGATGCTACTAGGGAAAAAAGAAGAATTTTTCCCCATTCCAAAATTTCTTTTATTATTCTTTCACTTTTCATTTAATCCACTCTCTTTCTTAATTTATCGTATCTCTAAATTTAAAAGATACTGTTCTTTGTATTCTTCCATAATTTTTCCAATATGTTTATTATATCAATTTACAAAATATGCTACAATAATGAAAATATTAAAAGAAACGCCTTTCATCCTAAGAATAAAAGAAAAAGGATCGTTTTTAAACAGCTAAAGGGAGGTTTTGTTTTCCATCAGTACTCTTTAATTTTACCCAAACGTCCCCTCGGTCATAATTTATAAAATAGACTCGTTCCTCTTATTCTTTTTTATCATACTCAATCACCAATCCCGGCACATAACCTTTACTCATTTTGTGCTGTTTTTTTCGGTTTTCTTTGCTTTCAAATAGAATATTCATGTCATAATCCTCAGGATATAGTGCCTCCGCCTCTACATACAAAGAAAGCCTTTTCCTATTGACCTTGATCTTTTTTCCTTGATATAAAACGCCTACTTCCCCAACAGAATTTTCTTCTTGGCATACGATGCCTGTTTTTCCCAAAAAGCTTATTAAAACACAATCTCCTATATGAAAACTTCTCTTTTTTTCGGACTTTTCCTGCTTGTTTTCTTTTTTATTCAAGGTTTCTACCCTCTTCTTTTCCTTACTAACAAAAACATTTGTTTTTTGCCCTTCTGCCATTTCCTCTACCAGTTTCATAGAATAAAGCTTCTTTTCTCCATAGGTTATTTCGTGGGCCCTCTCAATGATGGATCTATCTAAGCCCAGTCTTAAAGCAATCAAAAAGGCATTACTCTCTCCGGATTTTCCTATCTTCAATTTATAGAGAGGCTTTAAAGACAAGATATCAAAACCCATGGCACCATTTTCAAAACCTTCTTTTTTTGCAGCAAACTCCTTTATCCCATTATAATGGGTGGTGGCTAAGATTGTAGCTTTTTTTTCCATAAGATTCTCTAAAATAGAAGTAGCTAGACCCATACCTTCTCCAGGATCTGTTCCTGCTCCTAGTTCGTCTACTATAACCAATGTATTATTCGTAGCTTGTGTTAATATTTCCTTGATGTTTTCTATATGGGAGGAAAAAGTGCTAAGGGATTGCTCTATACTTTGACCATCTCCTATATCCACTAAGACATCATCAAATATTGCAAACTCGCTATTTTCCTTTACAGGAACATGTAAGCCTGATTGCACCATCAAGGTTAGAAGTCCTACTGTTTTTAATACAACAGTTTTCCCGCCGGTGTTGGGTCCTGTAATCACCAAAGCTTTATAAGCCTCCCCAATAACAAAGTCTAAAGCTACAGCAGTTTTACCGATTAAAGGATGCTTGCCTTCAACAATCTTAATGTAACTTTTATTATTGAGTTTTACAGGTACTCCTTCAATAGCTCTGCTATACTTAGCTTTGGCAAAAACAAAATCGTATTGTACCATCACTTCGATATTAACGGCAATTTCTCTTTGATAGGTTTCTATCAAAAGGGTTAAATCAGATAATATTTTGTAAATCTCTTTCTCCTCCTGTATTTTAAGCAAAGAAAGTTCTCCACAATGTTTTCTGATACTTTCTGGTTCAATAAAAACAGTTGAACCCGTGGCAGAAGAATCCAATACAGTTCCCTTCACCTTGCTTTTATATTGGGCTTGGACAGGTATGACATACCTTCCATCTCTTGTACTGATTAAATTTTCCTGTAAATATTTTTTGATTTCTGAAGACTTTAAAATATTCTCTAACTTTGTTTTTATCTTCTCATCTATTATTTTAATATTTTTTCTTATTTTAGCAAGTGTTGAGGTAGCCTTATCACTTACCTTACCATGTTGTATAGATTTTTCAATTTCGGTAGTGAGTTGTGGTAATTCCGAAATAGAAAGTGCATAGCTACTTAAGCAGGGGGCGGTCTCCATTCTTCCCTTCATATATTGTTTCATTCGATTTCCTTCTATCAATAAATCATATATGGTAATAATATCTTCTATTGAAAGAGCCGAGACCTTGCCCAGCTTCTCCATCACTCTTTCTATGCCTGTGAGGGCATGGAGAGGTGCACTGGAGCCTCCTGATAATAGTTGTACTCCTTCCGTTGTTTCCTTTATCCAGTTTTCAATCACCGTTTTATCTGTAATAGGTTCCAGTGCTTCTATCCTTTTTTCTCCTAAGTGAGAAAGGGTATATTCCTTTAATATATCCTTAATTAAATCAAATTCCAAATAAATCATAGCTTTTTTATTCATTGTACTTTTCTCCTCTCATCTTTTTTAAACAAAAAAGGCGATAATGAACAACCATTCATTATCGCCTTTTAAACCAATAGATAAAAATATTTCAAAAACAAAAATAAGCTGTACAAAACCACAGCTTAGATATCTTGAACTATTTATCATCAAGCATAGAAAGTGAATAAGATATTTACTGGTGTTCTTACCAATCAATCACCTAAAAAAATTCAACACAAACAAAGGGATTAGATCCCCTAAAAATCTTTTTTCTAGGCAAATATTTACTTGATTAGTTAAGAACTACCTCTAACATCCACACACTTCCAATTCTTGAATTTTCACTTACATTTTACACGAAATAGTTTCTTCTGTCAACCTTCACGCAAGAAAAGGGTTAAGTTTTTTCCAAAAATTTATAATGGTCGATTCCTCCGTTGTATAAAACAAGTGCTTCCTAAACAAATTTAAAGGACGTGAAAATTCACGTCCTTTTTTGTAGCAAAGCAACTACTTTGATCCTATTCTATCACAATGACCGCACCGTTTTCTACATTTATCCAGTTATGGAGGAATTCTGCATGGCTGGTAAAGTTCCGTACACACATGTTGGAACGGGGAAATGTACCGATGGTATGAAGGTATTCTATTAACCCGGGATCAATTTTCTCTCCATCCTCCTTCTCATAGGCTACTGGAACACCATGGATATAGGCTCCTCCTGTAAATCGTACGGCAAAAGGGGCATAGCCTGCAATATCCTGTGTACCACTTTCTAAATACTCAAAGCGATCTCTTTTTTCAATCACCTTGTAACTACCAAGAGTGGTTTCAAAGGAAAAATCTCCTGGAATTCCAGTGGTAGACAAGGTATATGATACAAGATGAAGTTCATCTTCACCAAGCTCAAAGGAAGCCTGGTTCTGCTGATCTCTGTCTACCACAACTACGTGCTCCAGCCGGCTTAGCGTGACATCTGGATCAATATATTGTTTGGGTATATAGTAGTCTCCACCAAAAGTTGGAACATCAATATGGTAAAATTCCTCCGTCTCTTCTATGATGCGTACCAACATTCCGTCTGGTATATACCTAAATTCACTATTTGTATCTGCCTGCTGGTAGGCAGGAGCACTGTGGTAAACTCTATAGCCATACGCATCTACTGCAGCATCTCCCTTTTGAGGAGGTGCACCATTTTGATTTTTATAGTTACTGACAAAGTGCAAATCTCCTTGGGCCACCTGCTGTCTTAACTGGTTGATGGCCTCTTCCATTCTATCAAAGCGAAAGTTTCTAGGAACACCTGTTGTTGCATGAAGATATCCTTCACCGACGCCATTATCATCTTCAAATCCCACCCTATACCAAATGCTTGAATCCTCTAAGGCTTCACCTTCAACCCTTTGAAGGAGGGATAATTTCTCTAAGCTCTCTACTTGGGCAACAACGGTGGCATCTGGTGCTGGATTTTCTAAAATTTCTGCACCTTCCTCTGCCGTTACAAGGAAATAATCAAAAGAAATATCATATTGAAAATACTGAATTGCATCATTGATGGTTTCAGGTAAGGTGGTGCTATATTCTTGCAACACAGTGTTCATCTTTTTAGATCCAATCTCTTGCAATACCTCTGTTTTCTGCTGTTGATTAAGGTAGGATATCCTGTTTTCTTCCTCCTCTTGAGTGTTTTCAGTGATCCTTAGATCATCTTCAAGATTGAAGCCGTTTATATTTTCTTCCACTGCTTCCCCTTGAGGCTTGGCTAATCTATCTTCCTTAGGGACATCCTCTGCAGGTGTGGATTGCTGTCTTGGCGCAGGTGTCTCGTCGGGAGGCAGATTTCTGCGATATGCACAACTGGACAGTACAATCATCATGATAACGAATAGTGCTAGTGTAATTTTCTTATACATATGCATCCCCAATCTTATGTTTTACTATTTGCTTGAATCTATCTTTCCCAAATAATTCTTCTATTATGTGTCCTATTAAAACAAAAATGCCAAAGGAATAGGTGTTGTCAATAACTCCATCCCCTCGACACTTACGTATATATCAAGTATATCAAAGAATTATACCCACTCCCAATCGGTAAGCCATTTATTATAAGTAATAGACCACAATCGTTTTTGCAGCCTTCCATCAACAACTCGATATCGCCACTCTGTTTCTTCCGCATTTATCACCACATTGGTATCTTTAGTGTAAATCATTGTCTCTGCTGCATACACAACATATTTAGGGCTAAAGACTCCACTCAGACATATTAAGAGCAGCCCAACTGTAGAGCAATGAACCACAAAATTTCTTAATTTCATAAATCCTCTCCTTTCTCGGCAAACCGTTTATTTAACCGACAATAATGAAAATGGTTCTTCGTTTATTTGGTTTATATTACATCTATATTGACCATCTGTATATAAGGAGTAAGTGCCATCTCCATTAAGTATAAGAAATGAATTCTCCGGAGTAATGATAAAGGTCTCCTCATATCCTGCTTCAACCGTCGGAAAGTATCTTGGCTGTATCACAAACCTATACGAAGCAAAATGAGACAACAGAATCAAACCACAAAGCAAAAATATAGGGAATATGCGTTGCTTTTTCTTTCCGTCATATTCCAACACCAAGCGAAATCTTTGCTGGATTTTTTTTGTTTTACTTGTGCTGATTAATGCGGTGCTATTGACAGGTATAGTATGCTGGAAATTCTTTTTACCTGTTGATTTCATAACCTTTAGAATGCTTTCCAAATACCTAATACGATCTTTCTCGTCCATTTGAGACGT
The sequence above is drawn from the Clostridium formicaceticum genome and encodes:
- a CDS encoding ABC transporter ATP-binding protein; amino-acid sequence: MLKIKNLSKTYVKNQKEALKNVNLNITQGEFTALLGQNGAGKTTLINILAGNVKKTYGEIQIGGYDLDKQELETKKIIGIVPQEIAYDPAFTVEEILTKQSGYFGFKNNKEYIDELLEALALKDKKKAYGRALSGGMKRRLLIAKALVHKPKILILDEPTAGVDIELRHTMYEFLKKLHNTGMTLILTTHYIEEAEKLCKRVVVINEGAIIADAPKDKLLKDFSKEIKVELLFDWDLDVADFVFLREYHPKVKEKRKVSFKIDKDDLAKVLERITQNNMKFVDLNIEKQKLEDIYLQLIRG
- the lepB gene encoding signal peptidase I, with product MKSERIIKEILEWGKILLFSLVASIFLSAFILQPSIVCEASMEPTLEGKSSFDVNKAGDYVMIFKSAYILGNEPEYGDIVIIDSRVNRQRTLKDKVIDNPLIRRAMNDTNDRQFWIKRVIGEAGDLLEFKEGTVYRNGIALEEDYIKEDMMKAFETIKVPENHVFVMGDNRNISIDSREIGSVPVENVLGKVIFRFYPFNKISIY
- a CDS encoding L,D-transpeptidase, which translates into the protein MYKKITLALFVIMMIVLSSCAYRRNLPPDETPAPRQQSTPAEDVPKEDRLAKPQGEAVEENINGFNLEDDLRITENTQEEEENRISYLNQQQKTEVLQEIGSKKMNTVLQEYSTTLPETINDAIQYFQYDISFDYFLVTAEEGAEILENPAPDATVVAQVESLEKLSLLQRVEGEALEDSSIWYRVGFEDDNGVGEGYLHATTGVPRNFRFDRMEEAINQLRQQVAQGDLHFVSNYKNQNGAPPQKGDAAVDAYGYRVYHSAPAYQQADTNSEFRYIPDGMLVRIIEETEEFYHIDVPTFGGDYYIPKQYIDPDVTLSRLEHVVVVDRDQQNQASFELGEDELHLVSYTLSTTGIPGDFSFETTLGSYKVIEKRDRFEYLESGTQDIAGYAPFAVRFTGGAYIHGVPVAYEKEDGEKIDPGLIEYLHTIGTFPRSNMCVRNFTSHAEFLHNWINVENGAVIVIE
- a CDS encoding endonuclease MutS2; translated protein: MNKKAMIYLEFDLIKDILKEYTLSHLGEKRIEALEPITDKTVIENWIKETTEGVQLLSGGSSAPLHALTGIERVMEKLGKVSALSIEDIITIYDLLIEGNRMKQYMKGRMETAPCLSSYALSISELPQLTTEIEKSIQHGKVSDKATSTLAKIRKNIKIIDEKIKTKLENILKSSEIKKYLQENLISTRDGRYVIPVQAQYKSKVKGTVLDSSATGSTVFIEPESIRKHCGELSLLKIQEEKEIYKILSDLTLLIETYQREIAVNIEVMVQYDFVFAKAKYSRAIEGVPVKLNNKSYIKIVEGKHPLIGKTAVALDFVIGEAYKALVITGPNTGGKTVVLKTVGLLTLMVQSGLHVPVKENSEFAIFDDVLVDIGDGQSIEQSLSTFSSHIENIKEILTQATNNTLVIVDELGAGTDPGEGMGLATSILENLMEKKATILATTHYNGIKEFAAKKEGFENGAMGFDILSLKPLYKLKIGKSGESNAFLIALRLGLDRSIIERAHEITYGEKKLYSMKLVEEMAEGQKTNVFVSKEKKRVETLNKKENKQEKSEKKRSFHIGDCVLISFLGKTGIVCQEENSVGEVGVLYQGKKIKVNRKRLSLYVEAEALYPEDYDMNILFESKENRKKQHKMSKGYVPGLVIEYDKKE